Proteins encoded by one window of Blautia argi:
- a CDS encoding methylglyoxal synthase, which produces MNVGIIAHNSKKALIEDFCIAYKNILAKHEIYATGTTGRRIEEAANLRVHKFLPGSMGGDKQFTEMIERGDIDMVIFFYNPAMIDAKEPDVYQISRYCDQYNIPIATNIATAESLILGLDQGDLDYRLNR; this is translated from the coding sequence ATGAACGTTGGGATTATAGCACATAACAGTAAGAAAGCCCTGATCGAAGATTTTTGCATTGCCTATAAAAATATACTGGCAAAGCACGAAATCTATGCAACCGGGACTACAGGAAGGCGTATTGAAGAGGCTGCCAACCTCCGTGTCCATAAATTCCTTCCGGGAAGTATGGGCGGAGATAAGCAGTTTACAGAAATGATTGAGCGCGGTGATATTGATATGGTAATCTTTTTTTACAATCCGGCGATGATAGACGCAAAAGAACCGGACGTATATCAGATTTCCAGATACTGCGACCAGTACAACATTCCCATTGCAACCAATATTGCAACGGCAGAGTCCCTGATACTGGGACTGGATCAGGGCGATTTGGATTATCGTCTGAATCGCTAA
- a CDS encoding ATPase: MSSRIEQIIEEIEEYVESCKYQPLSTTKIIVNKEEIEELLRELRLKTPDEIKRYQKIISNKEAILQDAQAKADNIIEDTKKQVQEMVKESEVMQQAYAQANETVNSANQQAQAIIDAATNDANNLRLSAVSYTDEMMANMGQIASSMLEDAAAKYNEFVRALQASVDVIKQNRAELSPQLAQGSSTPVQETENAAPSPAQAESYEPDDFDDDLDDDFDDFD, from the coding sequence ATGAGCAGCAGAATTGAACAGATTATTGAAGAGATTGAAGAATATGTAGAGAGCTGTAAATATCAGCCTTTATCCACAACAAAGATTATTGTGAATAAAGAAGAAATCGAAGAGCTTTTAAGAGAACTGCGTCTGAAAACTCCTGATGAAATCAAAAGATACCAGAAGATCATCAGCAACAAGGAAGCGATTCTGCAGGACGCACAGGCAAAGGCAGACAATATCATTGAAGATACCAAGAAGCAGGTACAGGAAATGGTAAAAGAGTCTGAGGTTATGCAGCAGGCATATGCACAGGCAAACGAAACTGTAAATAGCGCAAACCAGCAGGCACAGGCAATCATTGATGCAGCCACAAACGATGCAAATAATTTGCGCCTGAGCGCAGTTTCCTATACGGATGAAATGATGGCAAATATGGGACAGATTGCATCTTCTATGTTAGAAGATGCAGCGGCAAAATACAATGAGTTTGTTCGTGCCCTGCAGGCATCTGTAGATGTAATCAAACAGAACCGCGCAGAGCTTTCTCCTCAGCTTGCACAGGGCAGCAGCACTCCTGTACAGGAAACAGAAAATGCAGCGCCCTCTCCTGCACAGGCAGAATCCTATGAGCCAGACGATTTTGATGATGATTTAGACGATGACTTTGATGATTTTGACTAA
- the coaD gene encoding pantetheine-phosphate adenylyltransferase encodes MTRAIYPGSFDPATYGHLDIIKRAAALFDEVIVAVLNNSAKSPLFSVAERVNILEYITKEIANVKVQSFDGLSVNFARSCEAKVIIRGLRAITDFEYELQMAQTNRVLATDIDTMFLTTSLQYAYLSSTTVKEAAYFGADISKFVPDYVKEKVEEKYRNRHSEE; translated from the coding sequence ATGACAAGAGCGATTTATCCGGGCAGCTTTGACCCGGCAACGTATGGACATTTAGATATTATAAAAAGAGCAGCAGCGCTTTTTGATGAGGTAATTGTGGCAGTTTTGAATAATTCTGCAAAAAGTCCGTTGTTTTCTGTAGCGGAACGTGTTAATATATTAGAGTATATAACGAAAGAGATAGCAAATGTAAAGGTGCAGTCTTTCGACGGTTTGTCCGTTAATTTCGCACGAAGCTGTGAGGCCAAGGTGATTATCCGTGGTTTGCGTGCGATTACAGATTTTGAATACGAGCTGCAGATGGCTCAGACAAACCGGGTATTGGCAACAGATATAGACACCATGTTTTTGACAACCAGTCTGCAGTACGCATATCTGAGTTCCACCACAGTAAAAGAGGCAGCTTATTTCGGTGCGGATATTTCCAAATTTGTGCCGGATTATGTGAAGGAAAAGGTGGAGGAAAAGTACAGAAACAGACATTCGGAAGAATAG
- a CDS encoding aminoacyl-histidine dipeptidase — MAVLENLEPKRVFYYFEELTKIPHGSGNTKAISDYLADFAKEKGLRCIQDKSNNVVIFKEASKGYENAPTVMLQGHMDMVCEKKPESNHDFTKDPLRLGIDGDFIYAEDTTLGGDDGIAVAYALAILEDNTLQHPALEVVITVDEEIGLLGAAALDTAPLKAKYLLNLDSEEEGYLWAGCAGGMTAVSKLPVKYQEYTEKKWKITVSGLMGGHSGAEIDKNRANATILLARFLHEGKEKAEYALAELCGGQKDNAIPRKAEALVLAGEEDGKTLCAYAESFTETLRKEYTGSDEGITVTVEAAGEGTEPVLHPVSQEKVLFFLLHYPNGIQKMCGFIENLVETSCNLGVTCLTPEALYGTASVRSSVGSAKQALADKIAYLTEFLGGSFDTEGDYPAWEYCQDSALRPVMVEVFKEMYGKDPEVKVIHAGLECGLFYEKIPGLDCVSLGPDMESIHTTEEKLSISSVERVWKYLLEVLKRIK; from the coding sequence ATGGCAGTTTTGGAAAATTTAGAGCCAAAGAGAGTTTTTTATTATTTTGAGGAACTGACAAAGATTCCTCACGGTTCAGGCAATACAAAAGCAATCAGTGACTATCTGGCAGACTTTGCCAAAGAAAAGGGGCTTCGCTGTATTCAGGACAAAAGCAACAATGTTGTAATTTTTAAAGAGGCGTCCAAAGGATACGAAAATGCCCCTACTGTAATGCTGCAGGGGCATATGGATATGGTATGCGAGAAAAAGCCGGAGAGCAACCATGATTTTACAAAGGATCCTCTTCGCCTTGGCATTGATGGGGATTTTATCTATGCAGAGGATACAACCCTGGGAGGCGATGATGGCATTGCTGTGGCTTATGCCCTGGCAATTTTAGAGGACAATACTCTGCAGCACCCGGCTTTAGAGGTAGTAATTACTGTAGATGAAGAAATCGGGCTTCTGGGTGCGGCAGCGCTTGATACTGCGCCTTTAAAGGCAAAATATCTGCTGAATCTGGATTCAGAGGAAGAGGGATATCTGTGGGCTGGCTGTGCAGGGGGCATGACGGCTGTATCAAAGCTTCCGGTAAAATATCAGGAGTATACAGAGAAAAAATGGAAAATTACGGTTTCCGGTCTTATGGGCGGTCATTCCGGTGCAGAGATTGACAAAAACCGTGCAAACGCTACCATACTGCTTGCCAGATTTCTCCATGAGGGAAAGGAAAAGGCAGAGTATGCCCTGGCTGAGCTTTGCGGAGGACAGAAAGACAATGCCATTCCAAGAAAGGCAGAGGCTCTGGTACTTGCAGGCGAAGAGGACGGAAAGACTTTGTGTGCATATGCAGAGAGTTTTACAGAAACACTGAGAAAAGAATATACAGGCAGTGACGAGGGGATTACCGTAACTGTGGAAGCAGCAGGGGAAGGAACAGAACCCGTGCTGCATCCCGTAAGCCAGGAAAAGGTTCTGTTTTTCCTTCTGCATTATCCAAACGGAATTCAGAAGATGTGTGGATTTATTGAGAATCTGGTGGAAACTTCCTGTAATCTGGGCGTTACCTGTCTGACACCTGAGGCTCTGTACGGAACAGCCAGTGTACGAAGCTCTGTAGGAAGCGCAAAACAGGCTCTGGCAGATAAAATTGCGTATCTGACCGAATTTTTAGGCGGCAGTTTTGATACAGAAGGAGATTATCCGGCATGGGAATACTGTCAGGATTCTGCCCTTCGTCCTGTTATGGTAGAAGTGTTTAAGGAAATGTACGGAAAAGATCCAGAGGTCAAGGTGATTCATGCAGGTCTGGAATGCGGTCTGTTTTATGAAAAGATTCCGGGACTGGACTGTGTATCCTTAGGACCTGATATGGAAAGTATCCATACCACAGAAGAAAAACTTTCTATTTCCTCTGTAGAAAGGGTATGGAAATATCTTCTGGAAGTATTAAAAAGAATAAAATAA
- a CDS encoding HAD family hydrolase — MLEKIKAVIFDLDGTLVDSMWLWKTIDMEYLSEKGVAVPEDLDTFQEELEGMGFTETAMFFKERFQIEDSLEEIKDTWLRMSRDKYCNEVSLKPGALEFLKELKQRGISVGISSSNSRELITEVLRAHKIEDYFDCITTCCEVPKSKPAPDVYLKTAKGLHAEPQKCLVFEDVPLGILAGKNAGMKVCAIEDAYSKKQEKQKRELADWYVLDYFEVLEREGQKGACV; from the coding sequence ATGCTTGAGAAGATAAAAGCCGTTATTTTTGATTTGGACGGTACACTGGTGGATTCTATGTGGCTGTGGAAGACCATTGATATGGAGTATTTGTCTGAAAAGGGCGTTGCAGTCCCTGAGGATTTGGATACCTTTCAGGAGGAGCTGGAAGGTATGGGTTTTACAGAAACCGCCATGTTTTTTAAGGAGCGGTTTCAGATAGAGGATTCTTTGGAAGAGATTAAGGATACCTGGCTTCGTATGTCCAGGGATAAATATTGTAATGAGGTATCTTTAAAGCCAGGAGCACTGGAATTTTTAAAGGAATTAAAGCAGCGGGGAATTTCCGTGGGAATCAGTTCCAGCAACAGCAGAGAGCTGATTACGGAAGTTTTACGGGCGCATAAAATAGAGGATTATTTTGATTGTATTACTACCTGCTGTGAAGTGCCGAAAAGCAAGCCTGCCCCTGATGTGTATTTAAAAACGGCAAAAGGTCTGCATGCAGAGCCGCAGAAATGTCTGGTTTTTGAGGATGTACCCCTGGGAATTCTGGCAGGGAAAAATGCAGGTATGAAGGTCTGTGCCATAGAGGACGCTTACAGCAAAAAACAGGAAAAGCAGAAACGGGAGCTGGCAGACTGGTATGTGCTGGATTATTTTGAAGTTCTGGAAAGAGAAGGACAAAAAGGAGCGTGTGTATGA
- the rsmD gene encoding 16S rRNA (guanine(966)-N(2))-methyltransferase RsmD yields MRVIAGSAKSMPLKTIPGLETRPTTDRIKETLFNMLQPYLCQCRFLDIFAGSGGIGIEALSRGADFCAFIEKNRRAAAVIEENLRFTRLSSKAQVYCQEVFTALSSISKEEPFDCIFMDPPYDKGLERQVLEVLKDASCIDENTRLVVEASLSTEFDYLEEYGFLKEKVKRYKTNQHVFIRKAPK; encoded by the coding sequence ATGAGAGTAATTGCAGGCAGCGCAAAGAGTATGCCACTTAAGACCATTCCGGGGCTGGAAACCCGTCCCACCACAGACCGCATTAAGGAAACCCTGTTTAATATGCTTCAGCCTTATCTGTGCCAGTGCAGATTCCTGGATATTTTCGCAGGTAGTGGAGGAATTGGAATTGAGGCGTTAAGCAGAGGCGCGGATTTTTGTGCTTTTATCGAAAAAAACAGAAGGGCAGCAGCCGTGATAGAGGAAAATCTGCGTTTTACCAGACTTTCCTCTAAAGCGCAGGTATACTGTCAGGAGGTATTCACCGCTCTTTCTTCTATTTCAAAGGAAGAGCCTTTTGATTGTATTTTCATGGATCCGCCATATGATAAAGGACTGGAAAGACAGGTGTTGGAGGTCTTAAAGGACGCCTCCTGTATAGATGAAAATACGCGGCTTGTTGTGGAAGCCTCCCTTTCTACAGAATTTGATTATCTGGAGGAATACGGATTTTTAAAAGAGAAGGTAAAACGGTATAAGACCAATCAGCATGTTTTTATAAGAAAGGCACCAAAATGA
- a CDS encoding YgiQ family radical SAM protein, whose translation MSRGFLPVTRKELEEKGIWQPDFVYISGDAYVDHPSFGAAIITRLLESQGYSVGVIAQPDWRKKESIAVFGEPRLGFLVSAGNMDSMVNHYTVAKKHRKQDAYSPGGQMGLRPDRAVTVYGNLIRQTYKDTPVILGGIEASLRRMAHYDYWSDTMKRSVLLDSGADLISYGMGEHSILQIAQALDKGIPVSSVTFVPGTVYKTKEAPKKGIVLPSYEELLASRKAYAESFRTQYENTDPYTGQVLAESYGSRGFVVQNPPAKPLTQKEMDRVYDLPYMRTSHPMYEKQGKIPAMEEIQFSITSNRGCFGGCNFCALAFHQGRIVQTRSHTSILKEAESYKEQPDFKGYIHDVGGPTADFRHPSCKKQMTKGICTNRQCLFPKPCKNLEADHEDYLELLRKLRKLPGIKKVFIRSGIRFDYVNADPSPVFLQELAKYHVSGQLRVAPEHVSDQVLYYMGKPEHQVYEEFLKKFQRANEESGKKQFVVPYLMSSHPGCTLAEAVKLAEYVRDMGFMPEQVQDFYPTPSTMSTCMYYTGIDPRTGKEVYVPKSTKEKAMQRALLQYKNPENYNLVKEALLKCGRKDLIGFDKKCLIRPRGGQKQDREKASDFKRQGTEKKDRSRKKKSIRNVHKKKTGKR comes from the coding sequence ATGAGCAGAGGATTTTTGCCGGTAACCAGGAAGGAACTGGAGGAAAAGGGCATCTGGCAGCCGGATTTTGTCTATATCAGCGGAGATGCCTATGTAGATCACCCCTCTTTTGGCGCTGCAATTATCACCCGGCTTTTGGAAAGTCAGGGATATTCGGTGGGCGTTATTGCCCAGCCGGACTGGAGGAAAAAGGAGAGCATTGCCGTGTTTGGAGAGCCGAGGCTGGGATTTCTGGTTTCTGCGGGAAATATGGATTCCATGGTGAACCACTATACCGTGGCAAAAAAACACAGGAAACAGGACGCCTATTCCCCGGGAGGCCAGATGGGGCTGCGACCGGACAGGGCTGTGACGGTTTACGGAAATCTCATTCGTCAGACGTATAAGGACACCCCGGTAATTCTGGGTGGCATTGAGGCTTCTCTCCGGAGAATGGCTCATTATGATTACTGGTCAGATACTATGAAACGTTCCGTGCTTCTGGATTCCGGAGCAGATTTGATTTCCTACGGAATGGGAGAACACAGCATTTTGCAGATTGCCCAGGCGTTAGATAAGGGGATTCCTGTAAGCTCTGTTACCTTTGTGCCAGGAACGGTTTACAAAACAAAGGAGGCACCTAAAAAAGGGATTGTGCTGCCTTCTTATGAGGAACTTCTGGCTTCCAGGAAAGCTTATGCAGAGAGCTTCCGGACACAGTATGAAAATACAGACCCCTATACAGGACAGGTATTGGCAGAGTCTTACGGAAGCCGTGGTTTTGTGGTACAGAATCCTCCGGCCAAGCCGCTGACTCAAAAGGAAATGGACCGGGTATATGACCTGCCTTATATGCGAACCAGTCACCCTATGTATGAAAAGCAGGGAAAAATTCCTGCAATGGAGGAGATTCAGTTTAGTATTACCAGCAATCGTGGTTGTTTTGGGGGCTGCAATTTTTGTGCCCTGGCCTTTCATCAGGGCAGAATCGTGCAGACCAGAAGTCACACATCTATCCTAAAAGAAGCAGAGAGTTATAAGGAACAGCCGGACTTTAAGGGATATATTCACGATGTAGGCGGTCCCACCGCAGATTTTCGTCACCCGTCCTGCAAAAAGCAGATGACAAAGGGTATCTGTACCAATCGGCAGTGTTTGTTTCCAAAGCCCTGTAAAAATCTGGAGGCAGACCATGAGGATTATCTGGAGCTGCTTCGGAAGCTGCGGAAGCTGCCGGGGATAAAGAAAGTGTTTATCCGTTCCGGGATTCGTTTTGATTATGTAAATGCAGACCCTTCTCCTGTGTTTTTGCAGGAGCTGGCAAAATATCATGTCAGTGGACAGTTAAGAGTGGCTCCAGAACATGTGTCCGACCAGGTGCTTTATTATATGGGAAAGCCAGAGCATCAGGTTTATGAGGAATTTTTAAAGAAATTTCAGAGGGCAAATGAAGAATCCGGGAAAAAACAGTTTGTGGTTCCCTATCTCATGTCCTCTCACCCGGGCTGTACCCTTGCGGAAGCGGTTAAGCTGGCAGAATATGTGCGGGATATGGGCTTTATGCCGGAGCAGGTGCAGGATTTCTATCCTACGCCTTCTACCATGTCTACCTGTATGTATTATACGGGAATTGACCCGAGAACCGGGAAAGAGGTATACGTTCCCAAAAGTACAAAGGAAAAAGCCATGCAGAGAGCTCTTTTACAGTATAAAAATCCAGAAAACTATAATCTGGTAAAAGAGGCTCTTTTAAAATGCGGAAGAAAGGATTTAATCGGCTTTGACAAGAAGTGCCTGATTCGACCGCGAGGCGGACAGAAGCAGGACAGAGAAAAGGCTTCGGATTTCAAAAGGCAGGGAACAGAAAAAAAGGACAGAAGCAGAAAGAAGAAGTCTATAAGAAATGTGCATAAAAAGAAAACTGGAAAAAGGTGA
- a CDS encoding pseudouridine synthase, which produces MGKIRLDKYLADMGIGTRSQVKQQIRKGGISVNGVCVKSPEYKIDTEKDQVEVQGKSLCYEAFEYYMLNKPKGVVSATEDKWEKTVLDLLVSKKRKDLFPVGRLDKDTEGLLLITNDGMLAHELLAPKKHVDKTYFVKLAKPVSEGDLKQLERGVDIGEKEKTMPAEARRHGQEPKEVFLTIREGKFHQVKRMFQAVDNDVVYLKRLSMGSLELDERLAPGEYRALTQEETERLKEHA; this is translated from the coding sequence ATGGGAAAAATCAGACTGGATAAATATCTGGCAGACATGGGTATTGGAACACGATCGCAGGTCAAGCAGCAAATCCGAAAAGGCGGAATTTCCGTAAACGGAGTGTGCGTCAAAAGCCCGGAGTACAAGATTGATACAGAAAAAGATCAGGTGGAAGTACAGGGGAAAAGCCTTTGCTACGAAGCCTTTGAATATTACATGTTGAATAAACCAAAGGGCGTGGTGTCTGCCACAGAGGATAAGTGGGAGAAAACAGTGTTGGATTTGCTTGTTTCCAAAAAGAGAAAGGATTTGTTTCCGGTGGGACGTCTGGACAAGGATACCGAGGGACTGCTTTTGATTACCAATGACGGTATGCTGGCGCATGAGCTTCTGGCTCCTAAAAAACATGTGGATAAGACGTATTTTGTAAAGCTTGCAAAGCCTGTTTCAGAAGGGGATTTGAAACAGCTGGAAAGGGGCGTGGACATCGGAGAGAAAGAAAAGACCATGCCTGCAGAGGCAAGAAGACACGGACAGGAACCAAAAGAAGTGTTTCTGACGATTCGGGAGGGAAAGTTTCATCAGGTAAAGCGAATGTTTCAGGCAGTGGACAACGACGTGGTGTATTTAAAACGTCTGTCCATGGGCAGTCTGGAACTGGACGAGAGGTTAGCTCCGGGAGAGTACCGGGCTTTAACACAGGAAGAAACAGAAAGGTTGAAAGAACATGCTTGA
- a CDS encoding sporulation protein — MKRILAFLSVLLFFSLLLFFPQQSLAGAKAGLMLWFYTLLPSMLPFLILSSLILHMGLLDPLLTKGEHIWRRLLQLSPQGAYALFMGILCGYPMGAKTTADLYRKGSVSRQEADYLLTFSNYPGPAFLLTYLCVGILQREDLAFLTCVILYLSSFLTSLFFRPSSQKRELQTDCMPSSPINLSEKSAKKASGSLSFGEALDASILNGFLSITKLGGYIILFSIFQVFLKKALPATPWVRYPVLGLMEITTGLSALSTSSLSFPVQYVLSLSFTSFGGFCVAAQTKSMLSGTDLSLLPYLKGKICCSFFTLIITLFLVKIIKVIV, encoded by the coding sequence ATGAAACGCATACTCGCATTTCTCTCTGTCCTGCTTTTCTTTTCTCTTTTACTGTTCTTTCCTCAACAGTCTCTGGCAGGAGCAAAGGCAGGACTGATGCTCTGGTTTTATACGCTTCTTCCTTCCATGCTGCCTTTTCTTATTCTGTCCTCTCTGATTTTACATATGGGACTTTTAGACCCTCTGCTCACAAAAGGAGAGCATATCTGGCGCAGGCTCCTTCAGCTTTCTCCCCAAGGCGCCTACGCTCTTTTTATGGGAATTCTCTGCGGCTATCCCATGGGTGCCAAAACCACGGCAGACCTGTACCGAAAAGGCTCTGTTTCCAGACAGGAGGCAGATTATCTGCTCACGTTTTCCAATTATCCCGGTCCTGCCTTTCTCCTTACCTATCTTTGTGTGGGTATTCTGCAAAGGGAGGATTTAGCCTTTCTCACCTGCGTAATCCTCTACCTGTCCTCTTTCCTTACCTCTCTCTTTTTCCGTCCTTCTTCCCAAAAGCGGGAATTACAGACAGACTGTATGCCTTCCTCCCCTATAAACCTGTCTGAAAAAAGCGCAAAAAAGGCATCTGGCTCTCTGTCCTTTGGAGAAGCCCTAGATGCCTCTATTCTGAATGGTTTTCTATCCATCACCAAGCTGGGCGGATATATTATCCTGTTTTCTATTTTCCAGGTTTTCTTAAAAAAAGCCCTGCCTGCAACTCCCTGGGTTCGGTATCCTGTTCTGGGACTTATGGAAATCACCACAGGACTTTCTGCGCTTTCCACAAGCAGTCTTTCTTTTCCTGTGCAGTATGTACTGTCCCTGTCCTTTACCTCCTTTGGCGGCTTCTGCGTGGCAGCACAGACGAAATCCATGCTGTCCGGCACAGACCTTTCCCTCCTGCCTTATTTAAAAGGAAAAATCTGTTGCTCTTTTTTCACCCTGATAATCACCCTTTTCTTAGTCAAAATCATCAAAGTCATCGTCTAA
- a CDS encoding SDR family NAD(P)-dependent oxidoreductase, producing the protein MRKNIAIVTGASCGMGREFVRQLAKKEPCIEEIWAVARNRTALEALQREVSSVRIFSTDMTKQASFDSLKLVLEKEKPHISWLVCSAGAGTQKEVAKTECRDLENMIQLNCTALTLMTRLCLPYCRNGQILLLASGAAFVPQPGFAVYAASKAYVLSFARALRRELKGQVRVTAVCPGPVDTPFLDKMGGREHMPAFKKPFIASPHSVVRKAIKDGKKGRELSVYGISMRVTQIFCKLLPHRIMINIMYKSKRGVDRA; encoded by the coding sequence ATGAGAAAAAACATTGCCATAGTGACCGGAGCCTCCTGCGGTATGGGACGGGAATTTGTCCGGCAGCTTGCCAAAAAAGAGCCTTGTATAGAGGAAATATGGGCAGTTGCCAGGAACAGGACAGCTTTGGAGGCGCTGCAAAGAGAAGTTTCCAGTGTGCGGATTTTTTCCACAGATATGACAAAGCAGGCGTCTTTTGACAGTCTGAAGCTGGTTTTAGAAAAGGAAAAGCCGCATATTTCCTGGCTGGTGTGCAGTGCAGGAGCAGGGACGCAAAAAGAAGTGGCAAAAACCGAGTGCCGGGATTTGGAAAATATGATTCAGCTTAACTGTACGGCGCTCACCCTGATGACAAGGCTTTGCCTTCCCTATTGCAGGAATGGACAGATTCTTCTGCTTGCCAGTGGCGCTGCCTTTGTGCCGCAGCCTGGCTTTGCCGTGTACGCGGCGTCAAAGGCCTATGTGTTAAGCTTTGCCAGAGCCCTGAGGCGGGAACTGAAGGGGCAGGTGCGGGTGACAGCCGTGTGTCCCGGTCCTGTAGACACTCCGTTTCTGGACAAAATGGGTGGAAGAGAGCATATGCCTGCTTTTAAAAAGCCTTTTATTGCTTCTCCTCATAGTGTTGTAAGGAAAGCCATAAAGGACGGGAAGAAAGGCAGGGAGCTTTCGGTATACGGCATTTCTATGAGGGTGACGCAGATTTTCTGTAAGCTTCTTCCCCACAGAATCATGATAAACATCATGTATAAGAGCAAAAGAGGAGTGGATAGAGCATGA
- a CDS encoding M23 family metallopeptidase: MRKWLLWLCFCLFLNCQITGALRESVSLQELRDKGLPTERFEQLKISPEEMQLYGNFWEDLQCFPVAGRKGEQSQQFFFENSWYQKRNFGGERFHEGCDIFGKEEKSGYYPVLSITDGVVEQIGWLPLGGYRMGIRSPGGGYFYYAHLSSYAGDFEKGEKVKAGEVLGFLGDTGYGEEGTRGKFPPHLHLGIYVQTPKEKEHALNPYPVLQFLQNRQKNFFY, encoded by the coding sequence TTGCGAAAATGGCTGCTATGGCTGTGCTTTTGCCTTTTTTTGAACTGCCAGATAACCGGAGCTTTAAGGGAATCGGTTTCCCTGCAGGAGCTGCGGGACAAGGGGCTTCCTACAGAGAGATTTGAACAGTTGAAAATTTCTCCAGAAGAGATGCAGCTTTACGGAAACTTTTGGGAGGATTTGCAATGTTTCCCCGTGGCAGGGAGAAAAGGGGAACAGAGTCAGCAGTTTTTCTTTGAAAATTCCTGGTATCAGAAACGGAATTTTGGAGGCGAACGGTTTCATGAAGGCTGCGATATTTTCGGGAAGGAAGAAAAAAGCGGATATTATCCTGTTCTCAGCATTACGGACGGCGTAGTAGAGCAGATTGGCTGGCTGCCTCTGGGGGGATATCGCATGGGAATCCGCAGTCCAGGAGGCGGATATTTTTATTATGCACATCTGTCCTCTTATGCCGGGGATTTTGAAAAGGGAGAAAAAGTAAAAGCCGGAGAGGTACTGGGTTTTCTGGGAGATACGGGATATGGAGAGGAAGGAACCAGGGGGAAATTTCCACCGCATCTGCATTTGGGTATCTATGTACAGACACCAAAAGAAAAGGAGCATGCTTTAAATCCGTATCCGGTACTGCAGTTTTTACAGAACAGGCAGAAAAATTTTTTCTATTAA